From Calditrichia bacterium, the proteins below share one genomic window:
- a CDS encoding response regulator: protein MKNDLFTSLNHLLKQKEGSDTLLSYFEQFSKALFNCKDFKSALNTFYNELRKVYREQHIEFILTQNPQRIAKFQYDESGKRMAPTGEFVQKNTLYHYLLTKRQAVLTNDYPNFCRDLGVLANGTPAHAWIGVPMLVRGKPLGAMIIWDDRDGQFFRLHDKQFLTSMAGMMSFAAENIYLHDYILEKSDNYKIFEGLLPKGNARNSVKNVLTQLQHAVLQQKDVVYTAMFMGAKRAKKWRLLAEEYGKPAYNEAGIVLQTALETLEDDVFNETPPLFIPQHHVAHFLYDSFGKQLDQLSAKSLLLFPFVVNDAYLGAWVVLLKRATEPNRDELQMYQFIFYVMTQLIEKKALAEQNRKYQNYTKHLERMKVLGELASGTMHNLNNLLSVIIGKTQLLQKKLEGTSHQRDLELLLQTAKDGANSILRLQNYSIAKDAEDVAQTLNINTLVQEVVEIARPRFEEEAQSQGIHYHLKLDLGSIKPVKGDATTLREVMLNLINNALDAMPHGGKLNIQTTVKDGKVVIFVSDTGSGIPHEVQDKVFEPFFTTKGTRGNGLGLSIAWEIIQKHHGSIHVDSSPGKGAIFMIELPCAGDEILPQHDKPEFFQPLSYKILLVEDKGIVRETLAEMLEDEGCEVITAASAHEAVLKFQKHRCDVVFADLSMPNVNGVELAAKLKDINPAIPVFIVTGWNQIDNGFLKTNGHIDGIIKKPFNMDKIRQELLRTVGTLNGHYHANGFSV, encoded by the coding sequence ATGAAAAATGATCTGTTTACATCGCTCAACCATTTGCTGAAGCAAAAAGAAGGCTCGGATACACTGTTAAGCTATTTCGAGCAATTCAGCAAAGCGTTGTTCAATTGCAAAGATTTCAAATCTGCGCTCAACACCTTTTACAACGAGTTGCGAAAGGTGTACCGGGAGCAGCATATCGAATTTATTCTCACCCAAAATCCTCAGCGCATCGCCAAATTTCAATATGATGAATCCGGAAAGCGCATGGCGCCGACCGGCGAATTTGTTCAGAAAAATACATTATATCATTATTTATTGACCAAACGCCAAGCGGTGCTCACCAACGATTACCCCAATTTTTGCCGGGATTTGGGTGTGCTGGCCAACGGAACGCCCGCCCACGCCTGGATTGGCGTGCCGATGCTGGTGCGCGGCAAACCGCTGGGCGCGATGATTATTTGGGACGATCGCGACGGTCAGTTTTTCCGGCTGCACGACAAACAATTTCTCACCAGCATGGCGGGAATGATGAGCTTTGCCGCCGAAAATATCTATCTGCACGATTACATTCTCGAAAAAAGCGACAATTACAAAATATTCGAAGGTCTGTTGCCGAAAGGTAACGCCCGCAACTCTGTCAAAAATGTGCTGACGCAGTTGCAACACGCCGTATTGCAGCAGAAAGACGTGGTGTACACCGCCATGTTCATGGGCGCAAAACGCGCCAAAAAATGGCGGCTGCTCGCCGAAGAATACGGCAAACCCGCCTACAACGAAGCGGGCATTGTGCTGCAAACCGCGCTGGAAACACTGGAAGACGACGTGTTCAACGAAACGCCGCCGCTGTTTATCCCGCAGCATCATGTCGCCCATTTTTTGTATGACAGTTTTGGCAAACAACTCGATCAACTATCCGCAAAATCGCTGCTGCTGTTCCCGTTTGTGGTGAACGATGCCTATCTCGGCGCGTGGGTGGTGTTGCTCAAACGCGCAACCGAGCCTAACCGGGATGAGCTGCAAATGTATCAATTTATTTTTTACGTGATGACCCAGTTGATCGAGAAAAAAGCGCTGGCGGAACAGAATCGCAAATACCAGAATTACACCAAACACCTCGAACGCATGAAAGTGCTCGGCGAACTGGCCAGCGGCACCATGCACAATTTGAACAACCTGCTCAGCGTGATCATCGGTAAAACCCAGTTATTGCAGAAAAAGCTGGAAGGCACATCGCACCAGCGCGATCTGGAATTGCTGCTGCAAACCGCAAAAGACGGCGCAAACAGCATTTTGCGACTCCAAAACTACTCAATTGCGAAAGATGCGGAAGATGTGGCGCAAACGCTGAACATCAACACATTGGTGCAGGAAGTGGTAGAAATTGCCCGTCCGCGATTTGAGGAAGAAGCGCAATCGCAGGGCATTCACTATCATCTGAAACTGGATTTGGGCAGCATCAAACCGGTAAAAGGCGACGCAACCACATTGCGCGAAGTGATGCTCAACCTCATCAACAATGCGCTGGACGCCATGCCGCACGGCGGCAAACTGAACATCCAGACCACCGTAAAAGACGGCAAAGTGGTTATTTTCGTCAGCGATACCGGCAGCGGTATTCCCCACGAAGTTCAGGACAAAGTATTCGAACCGTTTTTTACCACCAAAGGCACTCGCGGCAACGGACTGGGTTTGAGCATCGCATGGGAAATCATCCAGAAACACCATGGCTCAATTCATGTGGATTCTTCGCCCGGTAAAGGCGCTATTTTTATGATTGAACTGCCCTGCGCCGGCGATGAAATTTTGCCGCAACACGATAAACCGGAATTCTTCCAGCCGCTATCCTACAAGATACTGCTGGTTGAAGACAAAGGCATCGTTCGGGAAACGCTCGCGGAAATGCTGGAAGACGAAGGCTGCGAAGTGATTACCGCCGCCAGCGCCCACGAAGCCGTGCTGAAATTCCAGAAACACCGCTGCGATGTGGTTTTTGCCGATTTGAGTATGCCGAACGTCAACGGCGTGGAACTCGCCGCGAAGCTGAAAGACATTAACCCGGCGATTCCGGTGTTTATCGTTACCGGCTGGAACCAGATCGACAACGGATTTTTGAAAACCAACGGACACATCGACGGGATCATCAAAAAACCGTTTAATATGGATAAAATCCGGCAGGAGCTGCTCCGCACCGTCGGCACACTGAACGGGCACTACCACGCCAACGGCTTTTCCGTTTAA
- the ggt gene encoding gamma-glutamyltransferase translates to MKNRALYLNITFTFIALITVNSHPAFAQKWPVYAKHGMVVSTHAIASNVGMEILKKGGNAIDAAVATGFALAVVNPGAGNIGGGGFMVIRMADGTSVGVNYREKAPKAAHEKMYLDENGELIRGLNHDGYLAVGVPGTVAGLTLALEKYGTMKLKDVIKPAIELAEKGFTLSYGLERNFINLEDDFRKYPGSEKQFYKKDGTYYRMGDTWKQPDLAKTLKRIAKHGRDGFYKGETADIFEREMKANGGMITKADLADYEAQLLDLIEVDYRGYTIHSMSPPSSGGITLGIMLNILEGYDLQSMGHNSAQYVHTVTEAMRRGFNQRAAHLGDPDFNPDMPVDKLISQAFADELRKSIAADKASVSDSSSFEWDYESEETTHYSVVDAQGNAVSNTYTLEYYYGSRIVLNGAGFLLNNEMGDFNPVPGLTNSRGLIGTNPNLVQPEKRMLSSMTPTIVSKDGKNFMVTGSPGGRTIINTVLQTILNVVDFDMNIFEAIDAPRFHHQWLPATIRIEKWGVGADAIEKLEAMGHEISWYRTQGRAMGIIIDPESGLRIGASDPRSPDGGAVGY, encoded by the coding sequence ATGAAAAATCGGGCATTGTATTTAAATATAACGTTCACTTTTATTGCGCTGATAACCGTGAACAGCCATCCGGCATTCGCCCAAAAGTGGCCGGTTTATGCCAAACACGGCATGGTGGTTTCCACCCACGCTATCGCATCGAATGTGGGAATGGAAATCCTCAAAAAGGGCGGTAATGCGATAGATGCAGCCGTCGCAACCGGTTTTGCACTGGCGGTGGTCAATCCCGGCGCCGGGAACATTGGCGGCGGTGGATTTATGGTGATCCGCATGGCAGACGGCACCAGCGTTGGCGTCAATTATCGCGAAAAAGCGCCGAAGGCTGCGCACGAAAAAATGTATCTCGATGAAAACGGCGAACTCATTCGCGGGTTGAACCACGACGGCTATCTGGCGGTTGGCGTGCCCGGAACCGTTGCCGGATTAACCCTCGCTCTGGAAAAATACGGCACCATGAAACTGAAGGATGTCATCAAACCCGCTATCGAACTGGCGGAAAAAGGTTTCACCCTCAGCTACGGACTGGAACGTAATTTCATCAATCTCGAAGATGATTTCCGCAAATATCCCGGCTCCGAAAAACAATTTTACAAAAAAGACGGCACATATTATCGCATGGGCGATACCTGGAAACAGCCGGATTTGGCAAAAACACTGAAACGCATTGCCAAACACGGTCGGGACGGATTTTACAAAGGTGAAACCGCAGACATTTTTGAGCGCGAAATGAAAGCCAACGGCGGGATGATCACCAAAGCGGATCTGGCGGATTACGAAGCACAACTTCTTGATTTGATTGAGGTTGACTATCGCGGCTACACCATTCATTCGATGAGCCCGCCCAGTTCCGGCGGCATTACCCTGGGCATCATGCTGAACATTCTGGAAGGCTACGATTTGCAATCGATGGGGCACAACTCCGCCCAATATGTGCACACCGTAACCGAAGCAATGCGCCGGGGATTCAACCAGCGTGCCGCGCATCTCGGTGACCCGGATTTCAACCCGGATATGCCCGTGGACAAACTCATTTCGCAGGCATTTGCCGACGAGTTGCGCAAAAGCATCGCTGCGGACAAAGCCAGTGTCAGCGATTCCAGCAGCTTTGAATGGGATTACGAATCGGAAGAGACCACCCATTACTCGGTGGTGGATGCGCAGGGCAACGCCGTTTCCAACACCTACACGCTGGAATATTATTACGGCTCGCGCATCGTTTTGAACGGTGCCGGTTTTCTGCTAAACAACGAAATGGGGGATTTTAATCCCGTTCCCGGATTAACCAACAGCCGCGGATTGATCGGCACAAATCCCAACCTCGTCCAGCCGGAAAAACGCATGCTCTCCAGCATGACCCCGACCATCGTTTCCAAAGACGGCAAAAATTTTATGGTTACCGGCAGTCCGGGCGGACGCACCATTATCAACACCGTTTTGCAGACCATTTTAAACGTTGTCGATTTCGATATGAATATTTTTGAAGCGATCGACGCACCGCGGTTTCACCACCAATGGTTGCCGGCAACCATCCGCATCGAAAAATGGGGCGTTGGTGCAGATGCCATCGAAAAACTGGAAGCGATGGGACACGAGATCAGTTGGTATCGCACGCAGGGTCGCGCGATGGGCATCATTATCGATCCGGAAAGCGGCTTGCGCATCGGCGCGTCCGATCCCCGCAGTCCCGATGGCGGCGCAGTCGGCTACTGA
- a CDS encoding PAS domain-containing protein, which produces MTSRLQKHKQIVSMLNSRHDAPFPESEQPPANVAENPANSSLLRQVFEFHRSMVQNLNSGLLTIDLAGEIIFANKVAARLLGLEVSDLLGKKVVDLFNKSEDGEAFLRECTRRGQRIDEWEAQLFHPQYRQITVGIDAAYMEDTRNSFQGIVLLLRNLTEVMEMRNQVKRMEQLALLGEMAAGLAHEVRNPLAGIKATAQLLEEDDELDAMKRETLKRLIREVDKANHRVSEFLKFARPNRAKADFHQVREIVENTLHFLDAKMQWQKITATTAVPETLAPVFVDKTQIEQVLLNLFINAMDAMPNGGQLHISAKPRAIRAGKRANRHGVVAQQQQSFIEISVRDSGEGIAKENLGQIFRPFFTTKITGVGLGLAICSRLVEENRGKIDVLSHIGKGTTIILALPAFAAG; this is translated from the coding sequence ATGACCTCTCGGCTGCAAAAGCACAAACAAATAGTGTCAATGTTGAACTCCCGGCACGATGCACCTTTCCCAGAATCTGAGCAGCCACCGGCAAATGTTGCAGAAAATCCCGCGAATTCTTCATTGTTACGACAGGTTTTTGAATTCCACCGCAGCATGGTTCAAAACCTCAATTCGGGATTGTTGACCATCGATTTGGCAGGTGAAATTATTTTCGCCAACAAAGTTGCTGCCCGGCTATTGGGGCTGGAAGTTAGTGATTTGCTCGGCAAAAAAGTGGTGGATCTGTTCAATAAAAGTGAAGATGGCGAAGCTTTTTTGCGCGAATGCACCCGCCGCGGCCAGCGCATTGACGAGTGGGAAGCGCAGCTGTTTCATCCGCAATATCGGCAAATCACCGTTGGCATCGATGCCGCATATATGGAAGATACGCGCAATAGTTTTCAAGGTATCGTGTTATTATTGCGTAACTTAACAGAAGTAATGGAAATGCGCAATCAGGTGAAGCGCATGGAGCAACTGGCGTTGCTCGGCGAAATGGCAGCCGGTTTGGCGCACGAAGTTCGCAATCCCCTGGCTGGCATTAAAGCCACCGCGCAATTGCTGGAAGAAGATGACGAACTCGACGCGATGAAACGCGAAACGCTGAAACGGCTGATCCGCGAAGTGGACAAAGCCAATCATCGCGTTAGCGAATTTCTGAAATTCGCCAGACCCAATCGCGCAAAAGCGGATTTTCATCAGGTTCGAGAAATTGTGGAAAATACCCTGCACTTTCTCGATGCCAAAATGCAATGGCAAAAAATAACCGCAACAACTGCCGTGCCCGAAACGCTGGCACCGGTTTTTGTGGATAAAACGCAAATTGAACAGGTGCTGCTTAACCTGTTTATCAACGCAATGGACGCCATGCCGAATGGCGGGCAGTTACACATTTCCGCCAAACCGCGGGCGATACGGGCCGGGAAACGGGCCAATCGCCACGGGGTTGTGGCGCAACAGCAGCAAAGTTTCATTGAAATTTCGGTCCGGGATTCCGGCGAGGGAATCGCCAAAGAAAATCTCGGACAAATTTTTCGTCCGTTTTTCACAACCAAAATTACCGGCGTTGGATTGGGATTAGCCATCTGCAGCCGGCTGGTTGAAGAAAATCGCGGTAAAATAGATGTTCTCAGTCACATCGGAAAAGGCACAACGATTATATTAGCGTTGCCGGCTTTTGCAGCCGGCTGA
- a CDS encoding response regulator, which produces MNPGKRLLIVDDEETLTFSLYQAFIKAPIECEVLTASSGEEALEKVQDNPFDLVITDLAMPGLNGLELLRWLKKHQPATQVVIITAYGTDERRDAAMELGAEGYKEKPFDIHEMRTMVINMLRE; this is translated from the coding sequence ATGAATCCGGGTAAACGGTTATTGATCGTAGATGATGAAGAAACGCTGACATTCAGTTTGTATCAGGCGTTCATCAAAGCGCCGATCGAATGCGAAGTGCTCACAGCTTCATCCGGCGAAGAAGCGTTGGAAAAAGTTCAGGATAACCCATTTGATCTGGTTATTACCGATTTGGCAATGCCGGGACTCAACGGTTTGGAACTGCTGCGCTGGCTGAAAAAACACCAGCCTGCAACGCAAGTGGTGATCATCACCGCGTACGGAACCGATGAACGCCGGGATGCCGCAATGGAATTGGGCGCCGAAGGATATAAGGAAAAACCATTTGATATTCATGAAATGCGCACAATGGTGATCAACATGCTCAGGGAATAA
- a CDS encoding DUF4388 domain-containing protein — MALVGNLKDLKLANIIQINCIERNTARVVVRSKELNGLIYFADGGIVHAEYGLFIGERAVHEMLALSTGDFKVESDVEAPRRSIQQPWNSIVLEGLRLLDEKREFGEPLPRQLLDTLSGIKNINNFFVLNYNGQIIEGSAQRPIHPITLTFVWYKLKKMLNLFYTDKFQYVALTKPDGYYFVFEHRPNLVVIETNFHVIIPDFAQDIRKIIQKMQNGNK; from the coding sequence ATGGCTTTAGTTGGAAACCTGAAAGACTTGAAGCTGGCAAATATTATCCAGATCAATTGTATCGAACGTAATACTGCCCGCGTCGTCGTCAGATCAAAAGAATTGAATGGCCTGATTTATTTCGCAGATGGCGGAATTGTTCATGCCGAATACGGATTGTTTATCGGTGAACGCGCCGTGCACGAAATGCTTGCGCTTTCGACCGGTGATTTCAAGGTTGAATCCGATGTGGAAGCGCCGCGCCGCTCTATCCAGCAACCCTGGAATTCTATTGTGCTGGAAGGATTGCGGCTGCTGGATGAAAAACGGGAATTTGGCGAACCGTTGCCGCGGCAACTGCTGGATACCCTTTCGGGAATCAAAAATATCAATAATTTTTTTGTGCTGAATTACAACGGACAAATTATTGAAGGCAGTGCGCAACGACCGATACATCCCATAACGTTGACTTTTGTGTGGTATAAACTGAAGAAAATGCTGAACCTGTTTTATACGGATAAATTTCAATATGTCGCATTAACCAAACCGGACGGCTATTATTTTGTGTTCGAACATCGCCCGAATCTGGTGGTTATCGAAACCAATTTTCATGTGATCATCCCGGATTTTGCGCAGGATATTCGCAAAATCATACAAAAAATGCAAAATGGCAACAAATAA
- a CDS encoding HAMP domain-containing protein, protein MKSKGFTSSLRFKVMAFILLGGLVQCAVIMFVTYRYFNVTLVEALQEQGLIVAESIEEQAAALMIEEDPVGLTKIVENYRHQKSNEYIIIVDADYNIVTDTYGGAVPAVLKLNEVYENYDLASRERYELAEIEIAGQAVYDIRMPIKEGFLGFVRVGLKKSYVSSRVNEAVLYIGLIIVAGMLLASVIALWVITSQVARPIDQLITAAKEISLGNFNTPVQVQVQNELQELAAAIERMKESLKTSLERLRSRSTIGRF, encoded by the coding sequence ATGAAATCGAAAGGTTTTACATCGAGCCTCCGCTTTAAAGTGATGGCATTTATATTGCTTGGCGGATTGGTGCAGTGTGCTGTCATCATGTTTGTCACTTATCGGTATTTTAATGTGACACTCGTGGAGGCGTTGCAGGAACAAGGATTGATTGTCGCAGAAAGCATTGAGGAACAAGCTGCCGCATTAATGATTGAAGAAGATCCGGTCGGATTAACAAAAATTGTAGAAAATTATCGACATCAAAAAAGTAATGAATATATTATAATTGTCGATGCTGATTATAATATAGTCACGGATACCTACGGCGGAGCAGTGCCGGCTGTTTTAAAGCTCAACGAGGTTTATGAAAATTACGACCTGGCGAGCAGGGAACGCTATGAATTAGCCGAAATCGAAATTGCCGGACAGGCAGTTTATGACATCCGGATGCCCATTAAAGAAGGTTTCCTCGGTTTTGTTCGGGTTGGGTTGAAAAAATCCTATGTCAGTTCCCGGGTAAATGAAGCGGTTTTGTATATCGGATTAATAATTGTGGCTGGTATGCTGTTGGCGTCTGTTATTGCATTGTGGGTAATAACCAGCCAGGTTGCCCGCCCGATTGATCAACTGATTACCGCTGCAAAAGAAATCAGTTTGGGTAATTTTAATACGCCGGTTCAGGTGCAGGTGCAAAACGAATTGCAGGAACTGGCAGCCGCAATTGAGCGAATGAAAGAAAGTTTAAAAACCAGCCTCGAACGGCTGAGATCCAGATCGACGATTGGTCGATTTTAA
- a CDS encoding roadblock/LC7 domain-containing protein, whose product MVQVKKLKDGSRQIILTAIQFDEITKVLSELASKTKASTILLADISGQLITQRGNTDDMNTQILSALAASDFAATAEMAKLVGEDAKFKLLFHEGEKRNVYLSNVGDNFFLVVVFDVSVTLGLVRIYTKKAIQSLLNVFETTEPGEDATTIMDSDFSSMLGDMLDESFK is encoded by the coding sequence ATGGTACAAGTTAAAAAACTGAAAGATGGCAGTCGCCAGATTATCCTAACGGCAATACAGTTTGATGAAATCACAAAAGTGCTTTCGGAACTGGCGTCAAAAACCAAGGCATCAACCATTTTATTGGCGGATATCAGTGGTCAGTTGATCACCCAGCGTGGCAATACCGACGATATGAACACCCAGATTCTCTCTGCACTTGCCGCCAGCGATTTTGCGGCTACCGCAGAAATGGCTAAATTGGTCGGGGAAGATGCAAAGTTCAAACTGCTATTCCATGAAGGTGAAAAACGAAACGTATATTTGTCCAATGTTGGCGACAATTTTTTTCTGGTTGTTGTTTTCGATGTTAGCGTAACATTAGGTTTGGTAAGGATTTACACCAAAAAGGCGATCCAAAGTCTGTTGAATGTCTTCGAAACAACCGAACCGGGAGAAGATGCTACTACCATTATGGATTCCGATTTCAGCAGTATGCTTGGTGATATGTTGGACGAGTCGTTCAAATAA
- a CDS encoding GTPase domain-containing protein has protein sequence MFINWALQEINLKIVYYGPGMSGKTTNLEYIHSKLDPSLTGELVTLKTKEDRTIFFDFMQIEVGRIKGKKPKFNLYTVPGQVYYASSRKIILNGVDGVVFVADSQKDRMEGNIETLLDLESNLMSMGYSLETFPWVIQYNKRDLPNTESLELLQKKLNFFDVPFFEGVAIKGTGVFDTLKSIINLVVRHVQKQL, from the coding sequence ATGTTTATTAACTGGGCATTACAGGAAATCAATCTCAAAATCGTTTATTACGGTCCGGGGATGAGCGGCAAAACAACGAACCTGGAATATATTCACTCGAAATTAGATCCTTCATTAACGGGTGAATTGGTCACGCTGAAAACCAAAGAAGACCGGACGATTTTTTTTGATTTCATGCAGATTGAAGTCGGTCGGATTAAGGGCAAAAAGCCAAAATTTAATCTGTATACCGTTCCGGGGCAGGTGTATTATGCATCCAGCCGCAAAATTATTTTGAACGGTGTGGATGGCGTGGTATTTGTTGCCGATTCCCAAAAGGATCGTATGGAAGGCAACATCGAAACACTGCTGGATCTGGAAAGCAACCTGATGTCGATGGGCTATTCGCTGGAAACATTTCCGTGGGTAATCCAATACAACAAACGCGATCTGCCAAATACGGAATCGCTGGAATTGCTACAGAAAAAGCTCAACTTTTTTGATGTTCCGTTTTTCGAAGGCGTTGCTATCAAAGGCACCGGCGTTTTCGATACATTAAAATCGATCATCAATCTGGTTGTGCGTCACGTTCAAAAACAGCTTTAA
- a CDS encoding MFS transporter — MSLPSRLFKLNKSVYGWAMYDWANSAFATTVMAGFFPVFFKNYWSYGTDPNISTAQLGLGNSLGGLIVSLMAPILGAIADRGGIRKKMLIFFAYFGSLMTAGLFLVEKGDWQMAVMVYILGVVGFSGANIFYDSLLSDVSNSFSEDYVSGFGYALGYLGGGVLFLVNVLMTLNPESFGLPDAATAVRYSFLSVAVWWAGFTIFTIVWVKEKPKQVDKSQSAVREGFRQLVNTFKKVNYLKTLGTFLIAYWLYIDGVHTIIRMAVDYGMSIGFKDSDLITALLLVQFIGFPAAIIYAKLGERFGVRKSLLFGIVAYIGITIAGMLMNQTIHFYMIAIAVGCCQGGIQALSRSYFNRLIPLSQAGEFFGFYNMVGKFAVILGPILIGGAGLLVKALLTQDGMSPEELQFVGQTASRWGLGAVIILFAIGLLLLSRVNEERGREEIQQYLAAQKSEN; from the coding sequence ATGTCTCTTCCTTCCCGATTGTTCAAATTAAATAAATCTGTTTACGGTTGGGCAATGTATGATTGGGCAAATTCTGCCTTTGCAACTACCGTTATGGCCGGATTTTTTCCGGTGTTTTTCAAAAATTACTGGAGTTACGGGACGGACCCGAACATCAGTACCGCACAGTTGGGATTGGGCAATTCGCTGGGCGGATTGATCGTTTCGCTGATGGCGCCAATTTTGGGTGCGATTGCCGATCGCGGCGGCATTCGTAAAAAGATGCTCATTTTTTTCGCCTATTTCGGTTCGCTGATGACGGCAGGTCTGTTTCTCGTCGAAAAAGGCGATTGGCAAATGGCTGTGATGGTTTACATCCTGGGTGTGGTCGGCTTCAGCGGTGCCAATATTTTTTACGATTCGCTGCTGTCCGATGTGTCCAACAGTTTCAGCGAGGATTATGTTTCCGGATTCGGATATGCGCTGGGCTATCTCGGCGGCGGCGTGCTGTTCCTCGTTAATGTGCTGATGACGTTAAACCCCGAATCGTTCGGATTACCGGATGCGGCAACGGCGGTTCGCTACTCATTTCTGTCCGTTGCGGTTTGGTGGGCTGGCTTCACTATTTTTACAATCGTATGGGTCAAAGAAAAACCCAAACAGGTGGATAAAAGTCAAAGTGCCGTTCGCGAAGGATTCCGGCAATTGGTGAACACGTTCAAAAAAGTGAATTATTTAAAAACTTTGGGCACTTTTTTGATTGCCTACTGGCTTTACATTGATGGCGTGCATACGATTATCCGAATGGCGGTGGATTATGGCATGTCCATCGGTTTTAAAGATTCCGACCTGATTACTGCGCTGTTGCTTGTGCAGTTTATCGGTTTTCCCGCTGCGATTATTTATGCGAAATTGGGCGAGCGATTTGGTGTCCGGAAATCGTTGCTTTTCGGCATCGTCGCATACATCGGCATTACCATTGCCGGAATGTTGATGAACCAGACCATTCATTTTTATATGATCGCAATTGCTGTCGGTTGCTGTCAGGGGGGGATTCAGGCGCTCAGCCGGTCCTATTTTAACCGGCTCATCCCGCTTTCCCAAGCCGGTGAATTTTTTGGATTTTACAACATGGTTGGCAAATTTGCGGTTATTTTGGGCCCGATTCTCATTGGCGGAGCCGGATTGCTGGTAAAGGCTTTGCTGACGCAGGATGGCATGTCGCCGGAAGAATTGCAGTTTGTCGGGCAGACCGCATCGCGATGGGGATTGGGTGCGGTGATCATCCTTTTTGCGATCGGATTGTTGTTGCTTTCGCGAGTGAATGAAGAACGCGGTCGCGAGGAAATTCAGCAATATCTGGCTGCCCAAAAGTCTGAAAATTAA